GAGCCGACGGCCAAACAGTTGGCGTATGCGGCAGGATAGAAGAGATTGGAAACATTGTCGTTTCCTGCCGCTCCGACAACGAGGGTTCCAAGGCTTGTTGCTTGGTCCACAGCGTTCTGTAAGGTCTGCGACTGGCCATAACTGCCCAAAGAAAGGTTGGCGACTTTCGCGCCGTTCTGGGCCGCGAACAGGATGCCGTTGGCAACGGAAGTATCCGAGCCGCCCCCTCCTCCGCTCAGGACCTTGACGGGCATGAGCCAGCAGTTGAAGCCGACTCCGGCTACTCCCACGTTGTTGTCGGTTTGGGCGGCTGCGAGGCCCGCGCAGAACGTCCCGTGGCCGTTGTCGTCCGTGGCGTCGTCGTCGTTGTTGATGAAGTCATAGCCGGCGACGATCTTCCCCGCGAGATCCGGATGCGTCATGTTGATGCCGGTATCGCAGATCGCGACGATGATGCTCGCGTCGCCGCGATTCACGTCCCACCCTTGCAGCGCCTGAATGAGGTTGTGATGCCACTGCTGGCTGAGAAGCGGATCGTTGGGTGTGTATACGGCGCGATAGAGGTTGTTCCGATGGGCGTACTCGACGTAAGGAAGTTGCGAGTAGTACTTGACCGCCGTCACTTCGCTGAATCCCGGCCGCAGTTGAACCTCTTGGACGTTGAGCACACGCACCATGTCGCTCACGCGGGAGCCAAGGGAAGAGTGAACCCACTGGCTCACCGCTTCATACCCAGGCTTGAACTTCACCATGATCGAGCCTGGAACGTATTCGACGCGGGGCGCCCCAAATCCGAAAACGGCGAGCGCCAGCGTCAACGCCGACAGTAAGAACCTACGAAGCCTCATAATTGCACCTTGCCCGCGGGTTGCGCCGCGCGGCTTCCCTTATTGTACATAAAGTTGACGCAAATTGAGGCAGAGATCGCTCACGGGAGTTCGACGAAATCGAAACCTGGGCCGTCTATTTGGGTTCAGCCGGCGTCGCAACGCGCAGCGGGCTGAGCGACGTTCGCGTGCGCCGGGAACGGCTGGGAAGGCTCGCGCGGGCGTAGAGGTCATAAGGTTCGGCGGCGACCACTTGAACCTGGGCGAACTGCCCCAAGGGAAGCTCGCCCTCGACGAAAACGAGGCCATCGATCTCAGGAGCGTCCCGGAAGGAACGTCCCACCGACCATCCATCGGCGTGGGACTCGATCAGAACGTCCAGCGGTTTTCCCATCCAAGAAGCGTTGATCCTGTGGCTGATCGACTGCTGGAGGGTCATCAAGCGATCAAACCGCTGCTGCTTGATCGCGCTGGGGACTTGGTCGGGGAGATCGTGGGCAGGCGTTCCGGGTTCTGGGGAGAACTGGAACGCTCCGACCCGGTCGAGTTCGGCGGCCTTCAGGAAGTCGAGAAGGGATTGGAAGTGGCGCTCGTTCTCGCCGGGGAACCCCACGATGAACGTTGTGCGGATCGCAACGCTGGGGATCGCCTTCCGGACCTTTTCGAATAGGCGCAAATACCTCTCGCCGTCCCACGGCCGCTTCATCGCCCGGAGGATCTCCTTGTCCACATGCTGGAGAGGAACGTCGATGTACGGCAGCACCTTGGGCAGGGTAGCCATCGCCCCGATCACGTCGTCGGTCAGGCGGTTCGGATAGAAGTAGAGCAGCCGAACCCACTTGAGGCCCTCGACCTCGTTCAACTCCTTGAGGAGACGCGGGAGGGTGAACTCGCCGTAGATGTCATAGCCGTACTGTGTGACGTCTTGCGCGATGAGGTTGAGTTCGAGTGCGCCGCGGCGAACCAGCAACCGGGCTTCTTCGACGATGCGTTCGAGCGGCTTGCTCTGGTGGGGACCTCGAAACGAAGGAATCGTGCAGAACGTACACCTGTGGCTACAGCCTTCGCTCAACTTGAGATACGCCGAAGCCGGTGCGCCGGATCGGGCGCGCGTGCCAACGTCGGCCCAAAGGTGTTGGGGCGGCGCTACCTCAAGCCGGGGCTGTCCGCCCTTGAGAGTTCCTTGGACGATGTCGGCGAAGCGTGACATCTGGCCGACGCCCACATAAGCGTCCGCGCCCGGAGCCAGTTGGATCAGTTCAGCGCCGAGCCGCTGGCTCAGGCATCCGGCGACGATCACCCGTTGCAGTCGGCCGGCTTTCTTTCTTCGGACCGCGTCGCGGATCGCGCCCACCGACTCCTTTTGGGCCGCTTCCAAGAACCCGCACGTGTTGATGACCTCGATGTCCGCGGAAGGTCCGCCTACGATCGAGTATCCAGCGGCCAGCAAGACGCCGGCGATCTCTTCCGAATCTACGTCGTTCTTTGCGCATCCGAGCGTCACCACTCGAATCGACACGCCGGAGCGCGCGGGATCGGTCATCCCTCGATTATGTCTGCCGAGCGGGTGGGACCGCCGAGCCGAACTACCCGACTCCTACCGACGAGCGGCCGAGTCCCGTAAACGTCTCGCCGTACGAGTTGCTGTTGACGGTCACGGTAACGATCAACTCGCCCGAGTTGCGCGGCATACGCACGGTCCAAGTCGCAAGCGCGGATTCGCCCGCTGGGATCGAGCCGAGGTTGACCGTCTGGGGACCCGAAGCGATCTCCAGGGCATGGAGTGTCGCCTGGACATTGTGGGCGGGAACGTCTCCAGTGTTCTTGACGTACACCCGGTAGCTCACGACCGCTCCAGGCACAAAGTCCGCCTCTTCGGTGAACTGCACGAGAAACGCAGGGCCGGCGGCTTCGCTGAAGTTCTCTTCCGTCGCCAGCGCATAGGATTCCGAGGTCACAGCGGAATCGAAGTTCCCCCGTGTCCAGGTCTTGAGGACCACGTTTTCGGTTCCGCTGACGCTGATCTGCTCGACGTTGTCGATCAGCGATGCGCTCTGCATGAGCAACGCGTTGTTCGACTGGCGGAAGCAATCGAGGTTCAGGTCGGAGAGCGCCCGGACGACGGACGGATACTGCGCGCCCGCGAACGTGACGTGCCGATTCCAAACAAGGGTGGCTTTTTCCCCGGCGAACATCGTTCCCTTGAACAGCTTGAATCTCCTTTGGGCGGAGACGGGAGCGGGGAACGACCGCACGAACACGTCGGTCGCGTGCAGAAACGCTCGTGAGAGGTTCAGGTAACCCCACCCATAGGTTTTGTTCCAATGGGAGCCCGAGACCCAAGTGTCGTCTGAGGTCGAGGACGTGTTCGCGTCGTTGATAGCGTCCGTGTTGTTGAGCAGGATCGCCTTGGTTGCAAAGGTGTCCATCGTCCCCCGAGCGTTCAGCAGCAGGATGGATGCGCCGGTGTGGGGGCTTGCAGGGCTCGTCCCCGTGATGCTCGTGTAGCCGCCCGTCCGATTGGGGGCATTGATGTTGGTTCCCGGCGCAGTGATGTCGGGCTTCTTTCGGCCGCCGAGCGTGGGACCTCGGCTACTGGACGAGTTGATGCGGTCGTCCGCGCGGTTGACGGTGTTGAAGTCGTTCATGTTGGCGGACGCGAGGAGGTTGAAAGCGGGCGCGGGGTGCGTGATGGTGGTGGTCCCCCAGCCTCCGTTGCCGGTCGACTTCGAAACCATGTACCGGAACGTGTCGATGACCCCGTCGAAGAACTTGTCGAGGTTCCCGTAATCGGTGTCATTCGCCCGACCGTTGCCGAAGCTGTAGTTGACGTTTTCGGGCTTCTCGACGGTGCCGGTGGCGATGTAGTTCATCCCGTTCATCGAGGTGGAATCGGCGCCTGCGATCGCGACGCAGATCGTATCGAGCCCGAAGGCGATTCCGCGCAGCGTGGCGTGGGTGCCCGCCATGATCCCCGCCATCGCCGTGCCGTGGCCGTTCGAGTCCGTCGTGCCTGCGTTCGATTCAAATCTGTGGCTCGAAAGGTCGGGGTGGGCTTGATACACTCCGGTATCGAGGACTCCGCAATCGAAGGGATTCCCTGTTGCCCCGGCTCCCCAAAAGCTGGCCGCGCCGAGGGTGGGGCCGCTGACATCGAGTTCGGGGCTTCCGGGCATGTCGAGGTCGATCGACAGGACTCTCGCATCGTTTGCCAGGGCCCACACGGACCTTGAGGGCAAGGTGCCAAAGACCGCGTTGACCGCTGAGGTCGCGCCCGAAAGCGATCCGCCGAGCCTTGCGAATTGGGCGCGCATGGCGTCGTGGTCGGGGGCGGTTTCGAGGGCAGCGCGGGCGGCCACGTTATGTCGAACGGAGTCGATGATCTCATCCAGTTCTCGGAGGATCGCGATCTCCATGGGATCGAGCACGAACGTCTTGCCCTGGAGCCATCTCATTTCTTCGGCTGGGGGCAGGCTGACGCTCGGCGACTTCATCTTATGGAGAACCGCCATCTGCGCGGAGAGCCGCTTCAGAGAGGGCTCATAGACGGGCCACATTTCGTTCGCGAACTGAGTTGCCGGCTGGCTTTTCAGCAGAACTGTGACCTTCACCACCGAGCTTTTGCCCGCGTTCGAGATCGCGCGGCTCAGCCTTGAAGAAACCACTTCGTCGCCTGAAATCCGCTGTGCGAAAGCCGAACATGAGATTGCCGCCACAGCGGCCGTTCCAAGAACCCACTTATTCATCGATCGTTTCCTCGTCGGCAAGAGCGCCGATTACAGTGTAGTATCAACCTGATTCTGAATCCCCCAAAACAAGGGTGAACCCCGCAATTTTTCCTGGTCATTCGCCGAGGGTGCGCTCCGCGAGAATGAGGGCGACGAAGTCGTCCACGGGCTCCGGCGGAACCGACATCGTCGAGGGCAGAAATCGCTTCAGGCCTCTGCGAGGGTGGTGCTCCCAATAGCGCTCGCGCGCCTGAAGGGTCGTGTCGCGCTCATCGATCACGAGCACTCCGATGCTGGGCAGAGCCTCGCGAATCCGATGGACGATGGCTTGGGAGCGCGTCCCCGAACCTACGACGATGAGGTTGAAGTCTCGGACCTGTTTCGCTTCGAAGACCCGCTCTTCGAGCTGATCTGTCGGGCACACGCTCCGCCAAAGAAGTTCAAGTTCTCCGGAAGCGTGGCGATGCACGAGCGCCATTCCGCACTTGGAACTGCCTGGGTCGATGGCGAGAACGGTGCGGGCTTCCATGTCGAGTGGGGTCTGAAGTCGTCTATCGGAGTCGAAACTCGAGTTTGAGGGGATCGCCGGCGTAGGTCTCTTGGGTGGCGATCGCTTGCACTCTCACCCTCCGCCCTGCCGACTTTACTAACTCTACGAGGTCGAGAATCTGGGCGTTGCTTACTGCGCCGTACGTTTCGTTCGGACCCAGAAGCGGGATCATTCCCCGGAGTTTGGCCTGACGTCGAACTTCCTCGCTTAAGAGTTGCATGACGCCCTCCAGCACCACTTGGTTGCTGCCGGAGCCGTCGATCCGGGATTCCGCTACCACTTCGCCCGCGTTGAAGACCAGCCGATTGGGGAACCAATGAACGTCGAGCGACACCGGCTCGCCGCGAAAGGCGTTGATGCTGGACGTGGCGACGATCACCATCCCTTGATTGACGCCTGCGAGTCGAGCGATAATGCGGTTCTCCATCTCCTGGCTGCTCACCCGAACCCCTTCGATCTCGCGTTCGAAAATCCCCGCGGACGGAATGCGAACGGTCCCCCTCGCTCCGCGGGCCTCGGCCTCAAACCTCGAGGAGCGCAGCAATCTGGAAAGCTCGCTGCGCGCGGCGGCAACTGTGAGGTCCGGTTCGATGAGGATTCGGGCGACCTCCTCGCCCGCCGCAAAGATCATGGGTTGGCTCCG
The genomic region above belongs to Candidatus Nitrosymbiomonas proteolyticus and contains:
- a CDS encoding peptidase S8 is translated as MRLRRFLLSALTLALAVFGFGAPRVEYVPGSIMVKFKPGYEAVSQWVHSSLGSRVSDMVRVLNVQEVQLRPGFSEVTAVKYYSQLPYVEYAHRNNLYRAVYTPNDPLLSQQWHHNLIQALQGWDVNRGDASIIVAICDTGINMTHPDLAGKIVAGYDFINNDDDATDDNGHGTFCAGLAAAQTDNNVGVAGVGFNCWLMPVKVLSGGGGGSDTSVANGILFAAQNGAKVANLSLGSYGQSQTLQNAVDQATSLGTLVVGAAGNDNVSNLFYPAAYANCLAVGSTTQSDQKSSFSNWGNWVDVAAPGSSVVSTNIGGAYSSGSGTSFACPIVAGQAGLVFSHMGIATPPAAVRLAIEENTDPVGSWLRKGRVNVFKSLVPIPTFTDVPHVAGDVQTIQGFYGGGDVNSLHNVDGNTYNVTSINVRSLGDVAAIRADFSTTTPLSDIQRIQVEMNVAGMANATSFVHIWNYNTNDWEFLRAFPVSSSMSSTLRTTVPQPYSRYVSGGQIRIALRTISPRRGFVNQYLFRTDRVRLMIRQPISN
- a CDS encoding ribosomal protein S12 methylthiotransferase RimO is translated as MTDPARSGVSIRVVTLGCAKNDVDSEEIAGVLLAAGYSIVGGPSADIEVINTCGFLEAAQKESVGAIRDAVRRKKAGRLQRVIVAGCLSQRLGAELIQLAPGADAYVGVGQMSRFADIVQGTLKGGQPRLEVAPPQHLWADVGTRARSGAPASAYLKLSEGCSHRCTFCTIPSFRGPHQSKPLERIVEEARLLVRRGALELNLIAQDVTQYGYDIYGEFTLPRLLKELNEVEGLKWVRLLYFYPNRLTDDVIGAMATLPKVLPYIDVPLQHVDKEILRAMKRPWDGERYLRLFEKVRKAIPSVAIRTTFIVGFPGENERHFQSLLDFLKAAELDRVGAFQFSPEPGTPAHDLPDQVPSAIKQQRFDRLMTLQQSISHRINASWMGKPLDVLIESHADGWSVGRSFRDAPEIDGLVFVEGELPLGQFAQVQVVAAEPYDLYARASLPSRSRRTRTSLSPLRVATPAEPK
- a CDS encoding serine protease AprX → MNKWVLGTAAVAAISCSAFAQRISGDEVVSSRLSRAISNAGKSSVVKVTVLLKSQPATQFANEMWPVYEPSLKRLSAQMAVLHKMKSPSVSLPPAEEMRWLQGKTFVLDPMEIAILRELDEIIDSVRHNVAARAALETAPDHDAMRAQFARLGGSLSGATSAVNAVFGTLPSRSVWALANDARVLSIDLDMPGSPELDVSGPTLGAASFWGAGATGNPFDCGVLDTGVYQAHPDLSSHRFESNAGTTDSNGHGTAMAGIMAGTHATLRGIAFGLDTICVAIAGADSTSMNGMNYIATGTVEKPENVNYSFGNGRANDTDYGNLDKFFDGVIDTFRYMVSKSTGNGGWGTTTITHPAPAFNLLASANMNDFNTVNRADDRINSSSSRGPTLGGRKKPDITAPGTNINAPNRTGGYTSITGTSPASPHTGASILLLNARGTMDTFATKAILLNNTDAINDANTSSTSDDTWVSGSHWNKTYGWGYLNLSRAFLHATDVFVRSFPAPVSAQRRFKLFKGTMFAGEKATLVWNRHVTFAGAQYPSVVRALSDLNLDCFRQSNNALLMQSASLIDNVEQISVSGTENVVLKTWTRGNFDSAVTSESYALATEENFSEAAGPAFLVQFTEEADFVPGAVVSYRVYVKNTGDVPAHNVQATLHALEIASGPQTVNLGSIPAGESALATWTVRMPRNSGELIVTVTVNSNSYGETFTGLGRSSVGVG
- a CDS encoding Holliday junction resolvase — protein: MEARTVLAIDPGSSKCGMALVHRHASGELELLWRSVCPTDQLEERVFEAKQVRDFNLIVVGSGTRSQAIVHRIREALPSIGVLVIDERDTTLQARERYWEHHPRRGLKRFLPSTMSVPPEPVDDFVALILAERTLGE